A window of the Synchiropus splendidus isolate RoL2022-P1 chromosome 6, RoL_Sspl_1.0, whole genome shotgun sequence genome harbors these coding sequences:
- the LOC128760197 gene encoding green-sensitive opsin has translation MENGTEGKNFYIPMNNRTGLVRDPFYYPQYYLADPWFFKLLALYMFFLICTGFPINALTLLVTAQNKKLRQPLNFILVNLAVAGLIMVIFGFTVTFYSSLNGYFALGKMSCTIEGFMATLGGQVSLWSLVVLAIERYIVVCKPMGSFKFTATHASAGCAFTWIMACSCAIPPLVGWSRYIPEGIQVSCGPDYYTLAPGYNNESFVMYMFACHFCVPVFTIFFTYGNLVCTVKAAAAQQQDSASTQKAEKEVTRMCILMVLGFLVAWTPYASFAAWIFFNKGAAFSATAMAIPAFFSKSSALFNPVIYVLMNKQFRNCMLSTVGMGGMVDDETSVSTSKTEVSSVS, from the exons ATGGAGAACGGAACCGAAGGCAAGAACTTCTACATCCCTATGAACAACAGGACGGGGCTTGTGAGGGACCCGTTTTACTATCCACAGTACTATCTGGCGGATCCATGGTTCTTCAAGCTCCTGGCTCTTTACATGTTCTTCCTCATCTGCACTGGCTTCCCCATCAACGCTCTCACCCTGCTGGTCACTGCCCAGAACAAGAAGCTACGACAGCCGCTGAATTTCATCCTGGTTAATCTGGCAGTTGCCGGACTGATCATGGTGATCTTTGGCTTCACTGTCACCTTTTATTCTTCACTTAATGGCTACTTCGCCTTGGGAAAAATGAGCTGCACTATTGAAGGATTCATGGCAACACTTGGag GGCAGGTGTCCCTGTGGTCTCTAGTCGTCCTGGCCATTGAGAGATATATTGTGGTTTGCAAACCCATGGGCAGCTTCAAGTTCACAGCCACTCACGCTTCTGCTGGCTGTGCCTTCACCTGGATCATGGCGTGCTCCTGCGCTATTCCTCCCCTTGTTGGCTGGTCAAG GTACATCCCTGAGGGGATTCAGGTGTCCTGCGGCCCGGACTACTACACTCTGGCTCCTGGTTACAACAACGAGTCCTTTGTCATGTATATGTTCGCATGCCACTTCTGTGTCCCCGTCTTCACCATCTTTTTCACCTATGGAAACTTAGTCTGCACTGTCAAGGCG GCTGCCGCTCAGCAGCAGGACTCAGCTTCCACTCAGAAGGCTGAGAAGGAGGTGACACGCATGTGCATCCTGATGGTGCTTGGATTCCTGGTGGCTTGGACGCCATATGCCAGCTTTGCTGCCTGGATCTTCTTCAACAAAGGCGCTGCGTTCTCTGCCACAGCCATGGCCATCCCGGCTTTCTTCTCCAAGAGCTCTGCCTTGTTCAACCCCGTCATCTACGTGCTCATGAACAAACAG TTCCGTAACTGCATGCTGAGCACTGTTGGAATGGGAGGAATGGTGGACGATGAGACCTCAGTGTCTACAAGCAAGACAGAAGTTTCCTCTGTCTCCTAA